The Chionomys nivalis chromosome 4, mChiNiv1.1, whole genome shotgun sequence genome contains the following window.
agctaggactgttacacacaaaaaccctgtctcaaaaaataaaaaaataaatagccgggcagtggtggcgcacacctttaattccagcacttgagaggtggaggtctgttctacaaagtgagttccaagacaaacaggactgtttcacagagaaaccctgtcttgagaaataaaggaaggaagaaaggctgtgtagaaaaaaaaaaaaaagactatgaagCCCAAGGTGACCACCAACTCCCAGaaattctgtctcctgagtactaagATATTgactgccaccatgcctggctagcctccagcaaatgctgggattacgggtgAGAGCCACTGCACCTCATGGTGCAGTTTACTTGTTTCTTTTGGAGACCAggtctgtcctcaaactcctgATGGACCTGCCTGCCCAtttcctaaatcctgggattgtggacatgtaccaccatgcttggatTCCCACGTGTAGACGCACAAAAAAGTGTACAcgtactttttttctttaaacagtttcattatgtagccctgctggCCTAGGACTCATATAGATCAGGACGGCCTcagactcagatctgcctgctcctgcctcctgagtgctgggattaaaggagactttccaaaataatttctttacttcttaattttgttttatgtgcaatggtgttttggtatatgtgtgtctgtgtgaaggtatgGGAACTCCTGGAATTGCGATTATAGACAATGGTGAGCAGccctgtgggagctgggaattgaatgtaggttctctgaagagcagtcagtgcttttttttttttttaaagatttatttatttattatgtatacaatgttttgcctccatgtatgcccgcacggcagaggagggcgccagatctcattacagatggttgtgagccaccatgtggttgctgggaactgaactcaggacctttggaagagcagccagtgctcttaacccctgagccatctctccagcctttctttcaaaagaattttttagGACAtattctaaacatttttttttttttgtttttttttgtttttcgagacagggtttctctgtggttttggggcctgtcctggaactagctcttgtagaccaggctggtctcgaactcacagagatccgcctgcctctgcctcccaagtgctgggattaaaggcgtgcgccaccaccgcccggcctaaacaTGTTTTAAACATGTTCCACAGCACTCCAAAGCTGTTTAACTGGAAAGCCTGCTCTTCTCAGTGATCACCAGTCCAGACCGAAGGAGAGGTTTTCCACTCAACTCTCTCCTTGCCCTTCTGAGACCATGTGCTGAAGCATTCTCCTTTCAGATAGGAGCCTAGAATCTTCCAGACTCCAACCTCTTCCCTCGGGCTGGGTGGTGACTCACTCTCCCTCACCCACTGTTTTCCCTCCAGTTCAGGGAAGTTCTACCCGCCTAACATGGCTGGTCCTGGGTGGGAGCATTCTTAGACACCAGGCCGCACTGTCTCTCAGAGCAAATGCTTCCAGCTGTCTTCTTCAGAGACACCCAGAATAATGCCCACTACCACTTCAGTATCTTTCCAACCAGTTAAACACCTCccctcaacacacatacacacacacacacaagctcaccaaacacacaaaaacattccACTCCGTAAATGCCCCTAGCCTTGCCCTGTGCCCACCAAACCTCCTGATTCAGCAGTTCAAACAAGCATTGCACTGAGCTCTTGGAGGACCCTGACCTCTGGCCAACATGACTGCAGGGCACTGATTGCTCTGGGAACTTGCAGCAGCATTAGGTCATAGACCTTCTGAGAAGCCAATGGGCCCTGTGGTTACTTAACCAGGTTCAAAAACTTCCATTTTAGGAAAGTGCTCTTTTCAACCACTAAAAAGACAAATCTGATAAATGAGGCCAGACACTCCTGGCACAATTATAGACTTGGACCAAATGGCTTCCTTCAACCCCAGTGTAGTTCCCCAAACAACAAAtctgtcatttttataaaaataaagtttctccCTTCCTGTTGGTTCTGAGGACTTGCCCTACTTCCTTAAAACTACCAGAAGTGGTACAAGAGAAAACATTGAAAAGAGAAgaggggccaggcggtggtggcgcacgcctttaatcccagcactccggaggcagaggcaggtggatctctgtgagttcaaggtctacaacagctaattccaggacaggctccaaaaactacacagaaaacttgtctcgaaaatcaaaaaaaaaaaaaaaaaaaagaaaagaaagagagagagaaagaaagaaaaagaaagaaagaaagaaagaaagaaagaaagaaagaaagaaagaaagagaaagcccaGGTTTAGCGGATGGAAGCACTCCTGGGAGACCACGTGCTAGTTGTCTGCCCGAGTTCGgtctctgggggcagtttaaatagcctgtgggagtgatcttgacccttactggggaggggtcactgattGGCTTTCTCGGagggactgaggcaactcccaaggGAGGGGGCTTTCacatggaactttccacccaacattTTAAAGTGGATGCAGAGGGTGAGGGGTGGGTGAAGCCCCCAATCAAACaacaggatcttttttttttttttttttttggtttttcgagacagggtttctttgtggtttttggagcctgtcctggaactagctcttgtagaccaggctggtctcgaactcatagagatccgcctgtctctgcctcccgagtactgggattaaaggcgtgcgccaccactgcccggctaaacaACAGGATCTTAATAAATTGCCCAGGCCagtcttgaattcactctgtagttcaatttgaccttgaatttttggtTCTTTCCTGTTAGCTTCCTGAGTATAGGGTATCACAGTCCCAGTTCTAACATTCTCAAAgcactttaattttatatttaaaatgaatttatttttatgtgtaagagtgagatgtattttatttatgtgtagaagtgttttgcctgaatgtatgagcatgcctggtgtccatggaaaTCAGAAGATGTACACATTTCCCAACAACTCTTTTACTGGTCTAGGACAGATGTTAATCAGCTAAAACTCAATATAAAAACAGttcatctctatgagttcaaggtcagcctggtctacaagaactagttccaggccgggcggtggtggcgcacacctttaatcccagcacttgggaggcagaggcaggcggatctctgtgagttcgagaccagcctggtctacagagctagttccaggacaggctccaaagccacagagaaaccctgtctcgaaaaaccaaaaaaaaaaaaaagaactagttccaggacaggctccaaagtcacagagaaaccttgtctcaaaaagccaaaaaaaaaaaaaaaaaaaaaaaaaaaagttaatctcATCTTCACAGGACAGTTCCACTTCTACCAGCCCCCAAAGCCACAGTGAAGGTTTACTACAGGATCTAAGTCCTggatgctttctgtgctgtgaAACACCCTCAGACATTTCACTTTGCTCCAAACCCGCCAACGCCTGTGTGCCATTAGGGCAAACCTCTGGGCCCTGCCAGCTTCCTTTCTGGCTTTCAGTCTCCTTAAGGTCTTTTAATAGTCAGTGCTGTCTCCTTGGCCTAATCCCCAATCTTTGATCGTGAACTGCACATTTCAGAAAGGTTTCCTCATGCTTCTTTCTAACAGTTTTTTCAGGACCATAATCAAATTCCACTTAAGTCCAAGGCTTCTTTTTCACATTGTCTGGCACTCCTACAGTCTTTGGTTTCCACCCTTTAGTGATTCTTATCACACGCTGTTGCCCAAGGGAGTGATTTATGAAAGATCTTTTTTTGTTTcactacttttaatttttttttttaagatttatttttaagccaggcagtggtgactctaatcccaggatttaggaggcagaggcaggcagatctcattgagttcgaggccagtctattATAaaaaattagttccaggacagccagaactgttacacagagaaaccctataggcagagagactgctcatttgtttcctagcCGCTCAcacttgaataatcacacagaaactattaattacaatagtgtttggccaatgactgtagtgtattcctagctagctcttacatcttaaattaacccatttttatcaatctgtgtatcatcacaaggctgtggcctaccggtgACATTCCTGACATTCCTAAGGATCTAgagtgtccttctccttcagcagctacatggtgtctccctgactccgcctactttctctctatacctctgtttagatttcctgcttggctttgctctgctaaggcATTGGccaaaaatagctttattcattaaccaataaaagcattacatatacagaaggccatcccacatcaaaaccctgtctctaaaaacaaagaaaaaacgatttattttttattcaagtgtgtgtctgtgtatgtgtctgtgtgtgcacgtgcgccaCTTTTGTGTAGGTTCCCATGGGGCCCAGGAGGGGACATCAGATCCTTTGGTgctgtagttacaggcagttaggAGAAGATGCCTGACTTGGGAGTCTGGGTCTTCTGGGAGGGCAAAAGTTATCCTCCCACCCCTTGTTCTGAGACAAGGCCTTATCAACAGTACAGGAAGACAGCCCCAAAACAGGAGGCCAGAGGagttccctttctctctgggAAACTCCCCACTGACATAGGCTAGATCCTTAACCATACCACAGGGAAGAATTTCAAGACAAACCAGAGTGTTAATGAACTTACTAAGAAtcagaggggctgaagagatggcttcgtggttaagagtatacaggttttttttttttttttttttagtttttcgagacagggtttctctgtagctttggagcctgtcctggaactagctcttgtagatcagggagtacacagttcttttttttttttttttttaaatttaactttattttatgtgcattggtgtgaaggtgtcagacccctggaactggagttagggacagttgtgagctgccatgtgggtgctgggaactgaacccgggtcctctggaagagcagccagtgctcttaaccactgtgccgtctctccagccccaagtacacagttcttgcagagaacccaaggaTATTTCCCAGCATCCTATCAGGCAGCTCAtagctgcctataactctagttctaggccCTAGAATCTAGGGGATGCAGTGCCTTCTGGCCTTGGAGGTGACCTACATGTAGGTGGAACATATAAATTCATGcaggggcacacacatacacataagaataaatatatcttttttttttttttttggaaaccagaacatttattttatgacagattGAAATCCTCACGATGAACTGGATGCTGCAACAGCTGCCCTCTTGGGTTTAGGGGTTGTCCCTTCACGGAATCCATGTCTGAATCTTTGGTAGACAATTTTTAGGTGCCGCATCCGCCCAGTCCCGGTAGTGTTTTGTCTCTTAGCCTTGGCACTCCAGTTATACTTTCTCTTGCGCTTGGCCGGGTAGCCACATTTGCCACAGGTAGACTTCTCAAGGTGGTAGGCCTTAGAGCCACAGCGGCGGCACAACGTGTACGTCTTGTTGCAACGCTTTCCGAAGGATGACGTTCCTTTCGTCAACTTGCTTCTGCCGCCGAGGCCAAAGAGctatatcttctttttttaaaaatctgtattataATAGATTGTACGAAGGTAAGGGAAGCctggcgatggtggtgcatgcctttaatcccagcactcaggaggcaagagagacaggcagacctctgtaaattagagtccagcctggtctacaaaagctagttccagccgggcggtggtggcgcatgcctttaatccca
Protein-coding sequences here:
- the LOC130873582 gene encoding 60S ribosomal protein L37-like: MGRAHARTHVSTHVRAPGAAVSFHLLSPPPRAVPAAGADGRGLDAQRQAVATFPRVCAASSGGTPAALRRRELFGLGGRSKLTKGTSSFGKRCNKTYTLCRRCGSKAYHLEKSTCGKCGYPAKRKRKYNWSAKAKRQNTTGTGRMRHLKIVYQRFRHGFREGTTPKPKRAAVAASSSS